In Pseudomonas sp. GCEP-101, one DNA window encodes the following:
- the lpxB gene encoding lipid-A-disaccharide synthase: protein MQPTARKLRVALVAGEASGDILGSGLMQALKQRHPDIEFIGVGGPRMQAEGLQSHFPMERLAVMGLVEVLGRLRELLRRRKDLVKMLIAAKPDVFIGIDAPDFNLNIELKLRRAGIRTVHYVSPSVWAWRQKRVLKIKQACDLMLALFPFEARFYEEHAVPVRFVGHPLANTIPLEADRAGARQRLCLPPDAGVVALLPGSRGGEVGKLGALFLDTAQRLLADRPDLRFVLPCASPERRVQIEAMLAGRDLPVQLLDGASHEALAACDAVLIASGTATLEALLYKRPMVVAYKVAPMTYRILKRLVKSPYISLPNLLAGRLLVPELIQDAATPEALATTLLPLLDDGRVQTESFDAIHRALRQDASAQAADAVLALVEKR from the coding sequence ATGCAACCGACCGCACGCAAGCTGCGCGTCGCCCTGGTCGCGGGCGAGGCGTCCGGCGATATCCTCGGCTCCGGCCTCATGCAGGCGCTCAAACAGCGCCACCCCGACATCGAGTTCATCGGTGTCGGCGGTCCGCGCATGCAGGCCGAAGGGCTGCAGTCGCACTTCCCGATGGAGCGCCTGGCCGTCATGGGCCTGGTGGAGGTGCTTGGCCGTCTGCGCGAACTGCTGCGCCGGCGCAAGGACCTGGTGAAGATGCTGATCGCGGCCAAGCCGGACGTGTTCATCGGCATCGATGCGCCGGACTTCAACCTGAACATCGAATTGAAGCTGCGCCGCGCGGGCATCCGCACGGTGCACTACGTCAGCCCGTCGGTCTGGGCCTGGCGGCAGAAGCGCGTCCTGAAGATCAAGCAAGCCTGCGACCTGATGCTCGCGCTGTTTCCCTTCGAGGCGCGCTTCTACGAAGAACATGCGGTGCCGGTGCGTTTCGTCGGTCATCCGCTGGCCAACACTATTCCGTTGGAAGCCGACCGTGCCGGGGCGCGCCAGCGTCTCTGCCTGCCGCCGGATGCCGGTGTCGTGGCGCTGCTGCCGGGAAGTCGGGGAGGGGAGGTCGGCAAGCTCGGCGCGCTGTTCCTCGATACCGCCCAGCGCCTGCTGGCGGATCGCCCCGATCTGCGCTTCGTGCTGCCCTGCGCCAGTCCCGAGCGCCGCGTGCAGATCGAAGCGATGCTCGCCGGTCGCGACCTGCCGGTGCAGTTGCTCGATGGCGCCTCCCACGAGGCGCTGGCCGCCTGCGACGCGGTGCTGATCGCCTCCGGCACCGCGACGCTGGAAGCCTTGCTGTACAAGCGGCCCATGGTCGTCGCCTACAAGGTGGCGCCCATGACCTACCGCATCCTCAAGCGCCTGGTGAAGAGCCCCTACATTTCGCTGCCCAACCTGCTGGCCGGCCGCCTGCTGGTGCCCGAGCTGATCCAGGATGCGGCAACGCCCGAGGCGCTGGCCACGACGCTGCTGCCGCTGCTCGATGACGGTCGCGTGCAAACCGAATCCTTCGACGCCATCCACCGCGCCCTGCGCCAGGATGCGTCCGCGCAGGCCGCCGATGCGGTGCTCGCCCTGGTGGAGAAACGCTGA
- the fabZ gene encoding 3-hydroxyacyl-ACP dehydratase FabZ, whose protein sequence is MMDINEIREYLPHRYPFLLVDRVVELDIEGKRIRAYKNVSINEPFFNGHFPQHPIMPGVLIIEAMAQAAGILGFKMLDVKPADGTLYYFVGSDKLRFRQPVLPGDQLQLNAQFISVKRGIWKFDCHATVDDKPVCSAEIICAERKL, encoded by the coding sequence ATGATGGACATCAACGAGATTCGCGAATACCTGCCTCATCGCTACCCTTTCCTGCTGGTGGATCGGGTGGTGGAGCTGGACATCGAAGGCAAGCGCATTCGCGCCTACAAGAATGTCAGCATCAACGAGCCGTTCTTCAATGGCCACTTCCCGCAACATCCGATCATGCCGGGCGTGCTAATCATCGAGGCCATGGCCCAGGCGGCCGGCATCCTCGGTTTCAAGATGCTCGACGTGAAGCCGGCCGACGGCACCCTGTATTACTTCGTCGGTTCCGACAAGCTGCGCTTCCGCCAGCCGGTACTGCCGGGTGACCAGTTGCAGCTCAATGCCCAGTTCATCAGCGTCAAGCGCGGCATCTGGAAGTTCGACTGCCATGCCACCGTCGATGACAAGCCGGTATGCTCGGCCGAAATCATCTGTGCGGAACGCAAACTATGA
- the lpxA gene encoding acyl-ACP--UDP-N-acetylglucosamine O-acyltransferase, with the protein MSLIDPRAIIDPRAKLADDVQVGPWSMVGPDVEIGEGTVIGPHVVVKGPTKIGKHNRVFQFSSVGEDTPDLKYKGEPTRLVIGDHNVIREGVTIHRGTIQDRSETTIGDHNLFMAYVHVGHDSVIGNHCILVNNTALAGHVHVDDWAILSGYTLVHQFCRIGAHAFSGMGTTIGKDVPAYVTVFGNPAEARSMNFEGLRRRGFSAESIQALRRAYKVVYRQGLTVDEALAELGEASEQFPEVAVFRDSIQSSTRGITR; encoded by the coding sequence ATGAGTTTGATCGATCCTCGCGCCATCATCGACCCGCGCGCAAAGCTGGCTGACGACGTACAGGTGGGCCCCTGGTCCATGGTCGGGCCGGATGTGGAGATCGGCGAAGGTACGGTGATCGGTCCGCACGTGGTGGTCAAAGGCCCCACGAAGATCGGTAAGCACAATCGGGTTTTCCAGTTCTCCAGCGTCGGTGAAGATACCCCCGACCTGAAGTACAAGGGCGAGCCGACTCGCCTGGTGATCGGCGACCACAACGTGATCCGCGAGGGTGTCACCATCCATCGCGGCACCATCCAGGATCGTTCGGAAACCACCATTGGCGACCACAACCTGTTCATGGCCTACGTTCACGTCGGCCACGACAGTGTGATCGGCAACCATTGCATTCTGGTGAACAACACCGCCCTGGCGGGTCATGTTCATGTGGATGACTGGGCGATCCTCTCCGGGTACACCCTGGTCCACCAGTTCTGCCGCATCGGTGCACACGCCTTCTCCGGCATGGGCACCACCATCGGCAAGGACGTCCCGGCCTATGTCACGGTCTTCGGCAACCCCGCCGAGGCCCGCAGCATGAACTTCGAGGGCCTGCGCCGTCGGGGCTTCAGCGCCGAGTCGATCCAGGCGCTGCGTCGGGCCTACAAGGTGGTCTACCGCCAGGGCCTGACGGTGGACGAGGCGTTGGCCGAGCTGGGCGAGGCCTCCGAGCAGTTCCCGGAAGTCGCCGTGTTCCGCGACTCCATCCAGAGTTCCACCCGCGGCATCACCCGCTGA
- the rnhB gene encoding ribonuclease HII, producing the protein MQMGLDFTLVEELVAGVDEVGRGPLCGPVVTAAVILDPARPIQGLNDSKKLSEARREALFDEIREKALAWFIARADVHEIDQLNILHATMLAMQRAVEGLSVTPKLALIDGNRCPKLKVPSAPVVQGDAKVPAIAAASILAKVSRDREMQEMEVLYPGYGIGGHKGYPTPVHLEALKRLGPTPIHRRSFGPVRDLLENPAGIL; encoded by the coding sequence ATGCAGATGGGCCTGGATTTCACCCTGGTGGAAGAACTGGTCGCCGGCGTCGACGAGGTGGGCCGTGGCCCGCTGTGCGGGCCGGTGGTCACGGCGGCGGTGATCCTGGACCCGGCGCGCCCGATCCAGGGGCTCAACGACTCGAAGAAGCTCAGCGAAGCCCGTCGCGAGGCACTGTTCGACGAGATCCGCGAGAAGGCCTTGGCCTGGTTCATCGCCCGTGCCGATGTGCACGAGATCGACCAGTTGAACATCCTGCATGCCACCATGCTGGCCATGCAGCGCGCTGTGGAAGGCTTGAGTGTTACGCCAAAACTGGCGCTGATCGACGGTAACCGCTGCCCGAAGCTCAAGGTGCCTTCCGCGCCGGTGGTGCAGGGCGACGCCAAGGTGCCGGCCATTGCCGCGGCATCGATCCTGGCCAAGGTCAGCCGTGACCGCGAGATGCAGGAAATGGAAGTGCTGTACCCCGGCTATGGGATCGGCGGGCACAAGGGCTATCCCACCCCCGTGCACCTGGAAGCCCTCAAGCGCCTGGGCCCGACGCCCATCCATCGGCGCTCCTTCGGCCCGGTACGCGACCTGCTGGAAAATCCCGCCGGCATCCTGTAA
- the lpxD gene encoding UDP-3-O-(3-hydroxymyristoyl)glucosamine N-acyltransferase, whose protein sequence is MMTEQSFTLAELAAQLDAELRGDPAQVISGLATLQDAGAGQLSFLANPQYRKFLDGSQASAVLLTAADAEGYDGNALIVANPYLAYAGLSHQFDRKPKAPVGIHPTAVVDEGAQVDATASVGPYAVIEAGAQIGANVTIGAHCFVGARSVIGEDGWLAPRVTLYHDVRIGKRVVIQSGAVLGGEGFGFANHKGVWQKIAQIGGVTLGDDVEIGANTTIDRGALSDTLVGNGVKLDNQIMIAHNVQIGDHTAMAGCCGISGSAKIGKHCMLAGGVGLVGHIEICDNVFVTGMTMVTRSITEPGSYSSGTAMQPAAEWKKSAARIRQLDDMARRLQQLEKRLAAVTPSGDAPSDA, encoded by the coding sequence ATGATGACTGAGCAGTCCTTTACCCTCGCCGAACTGGCTGCGCAACTCGATGCCGAGTTGCGCGGCGATCCCGCTCAGGTGATCAGCGGGCTGGCTACCCTGCAGGACGCAGGCGCCGGCCAACTGAGCTTCCTGGCCAATCCGCAGTACCGCAAGTTCCTCGACGGCAGCCAGGCCAGCGCCGTGTTGCTGACCGCCGCGGACGCCGAAGGCTATGACGGCAATGCGCTGATCGTTGCCAATCCCTATCTGGCCTATGCCGGCCTGTCCCACCAGTTCGACCGCAAGCCGAAGGCCCCGGTCGGCATTCATCCCACCGCGGTGGTCGATGAAGGGGCGCAGGTCGATGCGACGGCCAGTGTCGGTCCCTATGCGGTGATCGAGGCGGGTGCGCAGATCGGCGCGAACGTCACCATCGGTGCCCACTGCTTCGTCGGCGCGCGCAGCGTCATCGGCGAGGATGGCTGGTTGGCACCGCGCGTGACGCTCTATCACGACGTGCGTATCGGCAAGCGCGTGGTGATCCAGTCCGGCGCCGTGCTGGGTGGCGAGGGCTTCGGCTTCGCCAACCACAAGGGCGTCTGGCAGAAAATCGCGCAGATTGGCGGCGTTACCCTGGGGGATGACGTCGAGATCGGCGCCAATACCACCATCGATCGGGGCGCGCTGTCCGATACCCTGGTGGGCAATGGCGTGAAGCTGGATAACCAGATCATGATCGCCCACAACGTGCAGATCGGTGATCACACCGCCATGGCCGGCTGCTGCGGGATTTCCGGCAGCGCCAAGATCGGCAAGCATTGCATGCTCGCTGGCGGCGTGGGGCTGGTCGGTCACATCGAGATCTGCGACAACGTCTTCGTCACCGGGATGACCATGGTGACCCGTTCGATTACCGAACCGGGCTCCTACTCCTCCGGTACCGCCATGCAGCCCGCGGCGGAATGGAAGAAAAGCGCCGCGCGCATTCGTCAGCTGGATGACATGGCCCGTCGTCTGCAGCAGCTGGAAAAGCGCCTGGCCGCCGTGACCCCAAGCGGAGACGCTCCATCAGATGCGTGA
- the accA gene encoding acetyl-CoA carboxylase carboxyl transferase subunit alpha — MNPNFLDFEQPIADLHAKIEELRLVGNDNALNITDEISRLQEKSKALTENIFGNLSSWQIAQLARHPRRPYTLDYIEHIFTEFEELHGDRHFADDAAIVGGVARLEDQPVMIIGHQKGREVREKVRRNFGMPRPEGYRKACRLMEMAERFKMPILTFIDTPGAYPGIDAEERGQSEAIAWNLRVMARLKTPIIATVIGEGGSGGALAIGVCDQLNMLQYSTYAVISPEGCASILWRTAEKAPEAAEAMGITANRLKDLGIVDNVIPEPLGSAHRDPAAMAQTIRQSLLGQLDTLNQLSTDELLARRYERLMSYGVA; from the coding sequence ATGAACCCGAATTTTCTCGATTTCGAACAGCCCATTGCCGACCTGCACGCCAAGATCGAAGAGCTGCGCCTGGTCGGCAACGACAACGCGCTGAACATCACCGACGAAATCTCCCGTCTGCAGGAGAAGAGCAAGGCGCTGACCGAGAACATCTTCGGCAACCTGTCCAGCTGGCAGATCGCCCAGCTCGCGCGCCATCCGCGTCGTCCTTACACCCTGGACTACATCGAGCACATCTTCACCGAGTTCGAAGAGCTGCACGGCGACCGTCATTTCGCCGATGACGCTGCCATCGTTGGCGGCGTTGCCCGCCTGGAAGACCAGCCGGTGATGATCATCGGTCACCAGAAGGGCCGCGAAGTACGCGAGAAGGTGCGCCGCAACTTCGGCATGCCGCGTCCGGAAGGCTACCGCAAGGCCTGCCGCCTGATGGAAATGGCCGAACGCTTCAAGATGCCGATCCTCACCTTCATCGACACCCCCGGCGCCTACCCGGGCATCGATGCCGAGGAGCGTGGCCAGAGCGAAGCCATCGCCTGGAACCTGCGCGTCATGGCGCGCCTGAAAACCCCGATCATCGCCACCGTCATCGGCGAAGGCGGTTCCGGCGGCGCGCTGGCCATCGGCGTCTGCGACCAGTTGAACATGCTGCAGTATTCCACCTACGCGGTGATCTCGCCCGAAGGTTGTGCCTCCATCCTCTGGCGTACTGCCGAGAAGGCGCCGGAAGCGGCCGAGGCCATGGGCATCACCGCCAACCGCCTGAAGGACCTGGGGATCGTCGACAACGTCATCCCCGAGCCGCTGGGCAGCGCCCACCGCGACCCGGCGGCCATGGCGCAGACCATCCGCCAGTCCCTGCTCGGCCAGCTGGACACCCTGAACCAGCTGAGCACCGACGAGCTCCTGGCGCGCCGCTACGAGCGCCTGATGAGCTACGGCGTCGCCTGA
- a CDS encoding OmpH family outer membrane protein yields the protein MRKLTQFVLITAALAASPAFADMKIAVLNYQMALLESDAAKQYAVDAEKKFGPQLSKLKALETDAKSLQDKLVNGGSKMSNSEREKAESDFKQKARDFQFQSKELNEAKAVADRDMLKKLKPKLDQAVEETIKKGGYDLVVERGAVVDVKPQYDITRQVIERMNQLR from the coding sequence GTGCGTAAGTTGACCCAGTTCGTCCTGATCACCGCCGCCCTGGCAGCGAGCCCCGCGTTCGCCGACATGAAGATCGCGGTGCTCAACTATCAGATGGCACTCCTCGAGTCGGATGCGGCCAAGCAGTACGCCGTGGACGCCGAGAAGAAGTTCGGCCCGCAACTGAGCAAGCTCAAGGCGCTGGAAACCGACGCCAAGTCCCTGCAGGACAAGCTGGTCAACGGTGGCAGCAAGATGTCCAATTCGGAGCGTGAAAAGGCCGAGAGCGACTTCAAGCAGAAGGCCCGCGACTTCCAGTTCCAGTCCAAGGAGCTGAACGAAGCCAAGGCCGTCGCCGATCGTGACATGCTCAAGAAGCTCAAACCGAAGCTGGACCAGGCCGTCGAGGAGACCATCAAGAAAGGTGGTTACGACCTGGTGGTCGAGCGTGGTGCCGTGGTCGACGTGAAGCCGCAGTACGACATCACCCGCCAAGTCATCGAGCGCATGAACCAACTGCGCTGA
- the dnaE gene encoding DNA polymerase III subunit alpha, whose protein sequence is MTATFVHLRLHTEFSLVDGLVRVKPLIKAVGAAGMPAVAVTDLNNMCSLVKFYKTAMGGGIKPICGADIWLANRDDDGPLTRLTLLVMNPKGYRNLTELISRGWQDGQRNGEIIIERQWVKEAAEGLIALSGSKEGEIGMALLEGDDALADSLLAEWLEVFPDRFYLDIQRTHRVNDEEHVHAAVALAERSGAPLVATNDVRFIKQEDFEAHETRVCIGEGRALDDPRRSRNYSDQQYLKSPEEMAELFSDIPEALANSVEIAKRCNIDVQLGKYFLPNFPIPFEGMDINDYLRHVSYEGLEERLAVLWPKETTPNYEEKRQIYVDRLEFELGTIIQMGFPGYFLIVMDFIKWAKNNGVPVGPGRGSGAGSLVAYVLKITDLDPLAYDLLFERFLNPERISMPDFDVDFCMEGRDRVIDYVAGAYGRNAVSQIITFGSMAAKAVVRDVARVQGKSYGLADKLSKMIPFEVGMTLEKAFEQEEMLRDFLKSDEEAQEIWDMALKLEGITRGTGKHAGGVVIAPTKLTDFAPIACDEEGAGLVTQFDKDDVEAAGLVKFDFLGLRTLTIIKWAMEIIHRIQRKNGETELVDIDRIPLDDKKTYDLLQKAETTAVFQLESRGMKELIKKLKPDCLEDLIALVALFRPGPLQSGMVDDFINRKHGREEISYPHPDYQYAGLEPVLKPTYGIILYQEQVMQIAQVMAGYSLGGADMLRRAMGKKKPEEMAKQRGGFIEGCAGNGIDANLAGNIFDLVEKFAGYGFNKSHSAAYGLVSYQTAWLKTHWKAPFMAAVLTADMQNTDKVVTLIEECRHMKLRILAPDVNNSEFRFTVDDEGQIVYGLGAIKGVGEGPVEAITECRNEGGPFKNLFDFCDRIDLKRVNKRTLEALIRAGALDRLGPHFHEEQKAYHAHVDINRAVLLASMEEAVKAAEQTSRSHDSGHMDLFGGVFAEPEADVYANHRKVKELNLKERLKGEKDTLGLYLTGHPIDEYEGEVRRFARQRIVELKPARDTQTVAGLIVNLRVMKNKRGDKMGFVTLDDRSGRIEASLFAEAFAANQALLQTDALVVIEGEVSQDDFSGGLRLRAKRVMGLEEARTSLAESLRVRVHADALKGDRLRWLADLCTRHRGSCPVTVDYSGESARALLQFGEQWRIDPADNLIQALRDQFGRDNVFLNYR, encoded by the coding sequence ATGACCGCCACCTTCGTTCACCTGCGTCTGCACACCGAATTCTCCCTGGTCGACGGCCTGGTACGGGTCAAGCCGCTGATCAAGGCGGTTGGCGCAGCGGGCATGCCGGCGGTGGCGGTAACCGACCTGAACAACATGTGTTCGCTGGTGAAGTTCTACAAGACCGCCATGGGCGGTGGCATCAAGCCGATCTGCGGCGCCGATATCTGGCTGGCCAACCGCGACGATGACGGCCCGCTGACCCGCCTGACGTTACTGGTGATGAATCCCAAGGGCTACCGCAACCTGACCGAGCTGATTTCCCGTGGCTGGCAGGATGGTCAGCGCAACGGCGAGATCATCATCGAGCGGCAGTGGGTGAAGGAGGCCGCCGAAGGCCTGATCGCGCTGTCCGGCTCCAAGGAGGGCGAGATCGGCATGGCCCTGCTGGAAGGCGACGATGCGCTGGCCGACTCGCTGCTGGCCGAGTGGCTGGAGGTCTTCCCGGATCGCTTCTACCTCGACATCCAGCGCACCCACCGGGTCAACGACGAAGAGCACGTGCATGCCGCGGTCGCCCTGGCCGAGCGTAGCGGTGCGCCCCTGGTGGCCACCAACGATGTGCGCTTCATCAAGCAGGAAGACTTCGAGGCGCACGAAACCCGCGTGTGCATCGGCGAAGGCCGTGCCCTGGATGATCCGCGCCGCTCGCGCAACTACTCCGACCAGCAGTATCTGAAAAGCCCGGAGGAAATGGCCGAGCTGTTCAGCGACATCCCCGAGGCTCTGGCGAACTCCGTCGAGATCGCCAAGCGCTGCAACATCGACGTGCAGCTGGGCAAGTACTTCCTGCCCAACTTCCCGATTCCCTTCGAAGGCATGGACATCAACGACTACCTGCGCCATGTCTCCTACGAGGGGCTGGAGGAGCGCCTGGCGGTGCTGTGGCCGAAGGAAACCACGCCCAACTACGAAGAGAAGCGGCAGATCTACGTCGACCGCCTGGAGTTCGAGCTGGGCACCATCATCCAGATGGGCTTCCCCGGCTACTTCCTGATCGTGATGGACTTCATCAAGTGGGCCAAGAACAACGGTGTGCCGGTCGGCCCCGGCCGGGGGTCGGGCGCCGGCTCGCTGGTCGCCTACGTGCTGAAGATCACCGACCTCGATCCGTTGGCCTATGACCTGCTGTTCGAGCGATTCCTCAACCCCGAACGTATTTCCATGCCCGACTTCGACGTCGACTTCTGCATGGAAGGCCGTGACCGGGTGATCGACTACGTGGCCGGTGCCTACGGCCGTAACGCGGTCAGCCAGATCATCACCTTCGGCTCCATGGCCGCGAAGGCGGTGGTGCGTGACGTGGCGCGGGTACAGGGCAAGTCCTACGGCCTGGCGGACAAGCTGTCGAAGATGATCCCCTTCGAAGTGGGCATGACCCTGGAGAAGGCCTTCGAGCAGGAAGAAATGCTGCGCGACTTCCTCAAGTCCGACGAGGAGGCCCAGGAAATCTGGGACATGGCCCTCAAGCTCGAAGGCATCACCCGCGGTACCGGCAAGCACGCCGGCGGTGTGGTGATCGCGCCGACCAAGCTCACCGACTTCGCCCCCATCGCCTGCGACGAAGAGGGCGCGGGCCTGGTGACCCAGTTCGACAAGGACGACGTGGAGGCCGCCGGCCTGGTGAAGTTCGACTTCCTCGGCCTGCGTACCCTGACCATCATCAAGTGGGCGATGGAGATCATCCATCGCATCCAGCGCAAGAACGGCGAGACCGAGCTGGTCGACATCGACCGCATCCCGCTGGACGACAAGAAGACCTACGACCTGCTGCAGAAGGCGGAAACCACCGCGGTATTCCAGCTTGAATCGCGCGGCATGAAGGAGCTGATCAAGAAGCTCAAGCCGGACTGCCTGGAAGACCTCATCGCACTGGTGGCACTGTTCCGCCCGGGCCCCCTGCAATCGGGCATGGTGGACGACTTCATCAACCGTAAGCACGGCCGCGAAGAGATTTCCTACCCCCACCCGGACTACCAGTACGCAGGCCTTGAGCCCGTGCTCAAGCCCACCTACGGCATCATCCTGTACCAGGAGCAGGTGATGCAGATCGCCCAGGTGATGGCGGGCTACAGCCTCGGCGGCGCGGACATGTTGCGTCGCGCCATGGGCAAGAAGAAGCCCGAGGAAATGGCCAAGCAGCGCGGCGGCTTCATCGAAGGTTGCGCCGGCAATGGCATCGACGCCAACCTCGCGGGCAACATCTTCGACCTGGTGGAAAAGTTCGCCGGCTACGGCTTCAACAAGTCCCACTCGGCCGCCTACGGGCTGGTGTCGTACCAGACCGCCTGGCTGAAGACCCACTGGAAAGCCCCGTTCATGGCCGCGGTACTCACCGCGGATATGCAGAACACCGACAAGGTGGTGACGCTCATCGAAGAGTGCCGCCACATGAAGTTGCGCATCCTCGCGCCGGACGTGAACAACTCCGAGTTCCGCTTCACCGTGGATGACGAGGGCCAGATCGTCTACGGCCTCGGCGCGATCAAGGGCGTTGGCGAAGGCCCGGTGGAAGCCATCACCGAGTGCCGCAACGAAGGCGGGCCGTTCAAGAACCTGTTCGATTTCTGCGATCGCATCGACCTCAAGCGCGTCAACAAGCGCACCCTGGAGGCGCTGATTCGCGCCGGTGCGCTGGACCGCCTCGGCCCGCACTTCCACGAGGAGCAGAAGGCCTACCACGCCCACGTCGACATCAACCGCGCGGTGCTGCTGGCGTCCATGGAAGAAGCCGTGAAGGCCGCGGAGCAGACCTCGCGCAGCCATGACAGCGGCCACATGGACCTGTTCGGCGGCGTCTTCGCCGAGCCCGAGGCCGACGTCTACGCCAACCATCGCAAGGTCAAGGAGCTCAATCTCAAGGAGCGCCTGAAGGGCGAGAAGGACACCCTCGGCCTTTACCTGACCGGCCACCCCATCGACGAGTACGAAGGCGAGGTGCGACGTTTCGCCCGCCAGCGCATCGTCGAGCTCAAGCCGGCACGCGATACCCAGACCGTCGCCGGCCTGATCGTCAACCTGCGGGTGATGAAGAACAAGCGCGGCGACAAGATGGGCTTCGTGACTCTGGATGACCGCTCCGGCCGTATCGAGGCCTCGCTGTTCGCCGAAGCCTTTGCCGCCAACCAGGCGCTGTTGCAGACCGACGCGCTGGTGGTGATCGAAGGCGAAGTCAGCCAGGACGATTTCTCCGGTGGCCTGCGCCTGCGCGCCAAGCGCGTGATGGGGCTCGAAGAGGCCCGCACCTCCCTGGCGGAAAGCCTGCGGGTGCGGGTGCATGCCGACGCGCTCAAGGGCGACCGCCTGCGCTGGCTGGCCGACCTGTGCACGCGTCACCGCGGCAGCTGCCCGGTCACCGTCGATTACAGCGGCGAGTCGGCCCGTGCGTTGCTGCAGTTCGGCGAGCAGTGGCGGATCGACCCCGCAGACAACCTGATTCAAGCGTTGCGTGACCAGTTCGGCCGCGACAACGTCTTCCTGAACTACCGCTAG